CCCTCTTAGTCTTTAAATCCCTAGAATACCATAATTTCCATATCCAATCCCAACTATACTTCTCAAATGGCTGACACACTCCTAATATACGATCATCTcacgagaaatacttccataattctttcatgccacatagcaaaatctgaacatcagcagtcgatcaatcAGGCGATTACCGTAATACCAGTCAGGCGTCCGCAAGTTGAAGTACAATGCGCCTTCTAGTATGCGCACTCTTATCAGGTAGTATCAAATAATTTTAACATTCTTCTAAACATCCGaaatcaaaacacataatatGTTCCTTATGCCAGTAGCAGACATCTGGCGCAAGCCATGGTCGACACTATCAAGAACTCTTCGAGGCCTGTccgcacataaccaagccatcagaactaaaTTTTCCCAACTCAATCAAGTCACGCAGGCCGTCAACCTAAGAGTATTGCCATAAAATGCCGGTAAAGCATTGCCATACCAAAAGAACCAATTACCTTTATTACTATACTAACCCAACACCACCGAGCTGCCTTATTTTTTCGAATCCTCCTCAACTTGTCTTCAGGTTAATACTTCTCCTTATTGGTACACAATGATCCCAAACCAAAGCTCATTGCAGGAGATCCTAACACGAACCACATCGCTCAAAAGCTCATAAACCACTATATTTCCTATAAAACACCCAATAATATCGCAACCGAGATatccactctgaagagaccttctatgaatctgaagttgttcgGTAACCTCtatgatactgaaatgtagaattaataGTGATATAtaaataccgcaagtcccagcacTCTCCCATGAAAATCTCAGATCTTAAACGTATACAAATACCGAGGAACCCTTAAGTTCCACATATATACCTCAGACCAAGATTGATATATCACATGACCATGTTATCTGGTCGTCGATAgtaaactcccccacttggcgtgAAGCCATAGGACATAACATTTGATGATCCAAAATACCAACCTTCATAGCCCGTATAGCACCAATCATAAGATACCTCAAATCACTTATTAAGTGCATGtccatcctcgtgacagtcaagcACATTTCATAAAGTGCCTTGAATGACAATATGTACCTTTCACTGAATAAAAGTCCTATACAaacacatagtctctaataccactaACTATCCTCAAATCAACACCCTCTTATGACCCTACCATGATCATGACGACTAGGCAACCTATTAAATCTTCCCACGCTCGTACTCACCAACTAGATACTAGAAATCACTGCACCCCACACGTTAACAACAGAAAGAGCTATCAATTCATCTCCGTCCTCAGTCTGGACAACACGTTGAGATAATGATCAAGCTCTATGGGCCCCTCATAGTCCATCCGCAGCATCACAAATCGTCGatgcatagttgataccgagtgcgtaATATCGCATATGAGTGGATACAAGGGAATGTAAGATATgtgcttcaagctgaatcgatgccgcacgataaggaatgaaagaagtgaaattttctaatagttttgtagcctctcgaagataagtacagacgtctccgtaatgatccgcaagactctactaaacccgctcatgactcgtgagacctatgtaacctaggctcttataccaacttgtcacgacccaaaacctaacctgtcgtgatggcgcctatcccgatactaggcaagctggcctttccaaaacacttacaaaatttaataaaaatgaattaagacatttataATAATAGGAGGTTTCATAAAAAATGGGGGTAAAccccaaataaaacataagttCATCTAGCATACACTAGAGTTTCTAAATACAACACTGTCCTGAAATGAAGATAAACAATAGTAAAGATAATAtctgaaggtgactccgaggcataTGAatgtcaagcaggtataccttgtaGTCTCCATCCGCGCAGACACAACTCTCAAAACCAACACAatcagaagcatagcatgagtacactacaacggtacccaataagtatcaagattaatctcggtggagtagtgatgaggtaagtcgagacactcactagaGATAAAACCTATGCAAGATATTAATATAATACTAGCAATGGAAGGAACATCAATGTAAGTCTAATAGCATAACGATTAATAATATAAATCCAACAATGGGATAATATAAATACAATTGGCAACAAGGAGTAATCAGGTAACAAAAGCAGCAACATAATCAGAACACAAATAAAATATGAATGatccaaaattaggaaaatagaTGACAATTCAAGTAATCAAGTTGTTTCTAGCGTATGACTTACAAGAAGAATTACCCCGAGGCACCATACTTCGTAACCACATATCATAAGCCACAATCCCGAATCTTATATACATGGACTCCTGCCCACATTATCAGTCACTTGCGCATGGCAAAGTCCACGTGCTATCATGTTCGTTGCATCCATGTCAAATGCCAAATAAAATATTCGAGAGATTTATTTAAATACAATAAGGCAAAATGACAATCTTGAGTAAAGTACGACGTCAAATGAGataataagtttattttagaatcaaataaagtaaaataaagtacaatttatacaaaaatagaGTATTAAATGCGTTTAGTTTAGAATTCAATAAGGTAAAGGAAGATAACATTTTTAAACAAAGTAAAACATCAGATAAATTAacaaattaaatatagaatttgttaaagtAAAATGTGGTAACAATTTTAAGTAAAGTAAGCATCAAATAGAGTGATaagtataatttgagaacccaattaaagtaaaaatgtgataaccatttaaaatagtaaagcaccgagtgagataacgagttctatcttaagagacATATAGTATAAAACATGTTAATAATTCATTTATTTAAAACCGTTATATTACctacaactcaacagaatatgagATAATGACTCCATGCAAGTAAATTCATCTTGACAAAATAACATGGTACAGTAACAACAATCAAACACAATGAAATAAGTCTTctctgttgtggtgtgcaaccccaTCCgcgaatatatataaatatcaattctTCTCTGTTGCGGTGTACaacccgatatatatatatatatatatatatatatatatatatatatatatatatatatatatatatatatatatatatatatatatatatatatatatatatatatatatatatatatatatatatatatatatatatatatatatatatatatatatatctcttcATATCAtgtcatatcatatcatatctgttgcggcgtgcaaactgATCcctaataataatataaataattgtTGCATCGGGAAACCCGATCCCAAACATTACGAATTTGACAAATAAACTAGAACCAACTACGGCGTATCATAAAATTAAACGTAATAAaggaactaaacaaagaaaatcaCAAAGCGGATAAAATACTTACATGATAGCACACAAAATCAAATAGCAAGTAATGACATTTCATAAACAAAGACATGGTTACAAAGAATCAATTAACAATTAAGACATGTAACAGATAAAAGAATAAATTCAACAAgtaattataattaataattaaaacatataagagtaaacttgactataaaagatagaacatgtaTTAATAACTTCAAACGAAGCATGTAAGAGAAAACTTAACAATAGAAGATATAACATGAAatgacaacttcaattaaatgcatgaaagaagcctaagagtctaaaccagtcaaataccacatataagcccgtgtacacactcgtcacctcgtgtatacaTCTTCCACATAATTTAAATAGTACAATAAATCCAAAACCTAAGGGTtcatttcccccacacaaagttaggcaattTACTTacttcaattaggccaaatcaatactcaaaatagcttttccctttaAAATTCATCTCCGCTCGGTTCAAATATAGCAAACAATGatttaataatatcaaacaatgcaagagaaatcaattgcaattaataaagttaagatctttaactaaaataaaaaagtcaaccaaaaactCAACCCCGGACCTGCACCTGggacccgacaaaactcacaaatttcgaaAACCTATttgattacgagtccaaccatactaatttttttCACGACCAAAAACCCAatccgtcgtgatggcgcctatcgtgatactaggcaagccgacctttccaaatcactttcaaaatttaacagaaataaattaatacatttaaaataaccgaagtttttcataaaaacgggggtaaaacccaaataaaacataagtgcaGAAAAATAGTCCGACAttagggtgtcactaagtcatgagcatctaataaccaatctagaaacagagtctacttcagtctgtgccaaatgccaatacgagagagaaaagataataagaaaggagaaacaaggaatGTGGATGCCgtcagctacctcgtaagtctctgataatcagctcgcgcacgaactcagcgaccgccagaaccgtacatgcctggatctgcacataaagtacagggtatagcatgagtacaactaactcagcaagtaacagaattaaataaggaactgggaagcagtgacgaactataataatacagatcatttcaaaagcTTTCAGTAAATAGTAAACAGGCTTTAAAATCCAGTGGTATAAGTCAgatcagttcgagctcaagtaaaacggatatgaatcttccagaaatttcacaacaacatcagatagcaactaagtgcaacaataaataaaaccaagtacagcctctcaaggcagcagtcactcaactcatctcatcatctcatactctcggctctcagccctcaatacatactctcaataggtacctacgctcactgggggtgtacagactccggggggATCCTTCATCTCAAGCgttatattgctgcggcgtgtagcccgatctaatattattgcagcgtgcaacccgatccaatatttttgcaacgtgcaacccgatccaatattgttgcggcgtgcaacccgctccataTACCTCACAGTTGGCAGCTCGGCACTCAGgacctatctcagtcactaacctctctaGCCCCTAGGGCTCAACgaatatcataataatcaacccaaacagagaaaacaacaagtatcaacaagaaatgagagtgaacagagatataacacacaagtaagactgtgactgagtacaagactgcaattagcagtcaattcatcAAGTATACGACCGCTgcaggtcccaacagtgatatcatatggcttaagcatggtttctaacatgaaaggcagttaattttttaaagacaaggaaaacaagtaataacaatagctattcgactttacagtctcacgggacggaccaagtcaaaatCCCTCATGGTGcatgctcacacgcccgtcacctagcatgtgtgtcacctccaaacactcacatcataccaattctcggggtttcatacccttaaaaCCAGAATTAAGACTGTTATGTACCTCAACCCcgcaaaaatcctactccgcaatgcccttgtccctcgaatcaatctccaaacgccccgaatctagccacaagcagtacgatataattaatatatgctaaaagaatcaattccacaagagaaacacgaaattataagtaaaaatccaaaataggCTCAACCCcccctccccgggcccacgtctcgaatccgaCAAacgtcacaaaatatgaacacccatccactcacgagtccaaccatacaagaattactcaaatccaacctcgaatcaccttccaaaactcgaaattttagcctatgaagtttctaccattttttcccaccaactcaaatccctaattagatgatggaGAAAGCCATATATTCACGAAATTTAGACCAATCcgggttagaattacttaccccaacgTTTTCCTTGAAAATCATCGAAAATATCGCCTCTCTCCCGAgcttctcaagtccaaaatcgaAAATGAAAGTCCAACCCTCGAGCTGGTGTTTTTCTGCCCAGAAATACCGCACTTGCGGTCCtcttgtcgcttctgcgatgtcgcacctgcagaaattccatcgcaggtgcggatttcaCTTTAAAATCCTGACCTCGCTCCTGCGGCCCcaagaccgcatctgcgcctaTCGCAGGTGTGGGAATCTATCGCACCTATGGCCATCATTCGCACCTACGCCCAGctgcccgcatctgcgaccctcgcaggtgcgggaaaatctTTGCACTTGCAGCTCCTGCCCAGCTCCTTCTtggccgcatttgcggctccttcctcgcttctgcggactcgcacttgcggttcccactccgcaggtgtggttacaccagtagcagcagcttcagctgcatttccTGAACTCCCTTCAggccgttaaccacccgaaatcaccctgagaccctcaggacctcaaccaaacatgtcaacaggTCCTATAAaccgatacgaacttagtcgaatattCGGATCACTCCaatcaacatcaaaacaccaaattatactcggattcaagcctaaagaatttttgaacttccgaattccacaaacgaagatgaaacctaccaaaccacgtccgattccTCAagttttacacacaagtcaaaaataataccacgaacctactccaacttccggaaatccattccgaccttCCACTGCCGGCCAAAGTTGCCAAAATTCctactttcgccaatttaagcctaattctactacgaacctccaaatcacattaaGGACGCgctccgaagtccaaaatcatctaacggagctaactgaaccatcaaaattcaaatccgatgtCGTTTACACACAAGTCGACGTCcgatcgacttttccaactttagtttccaattaagagactaagtatctcaattcactccgaaactactccggacccgaaccaaccaacccggtagGATATAATACAGTTGCAAAGCACAaaaaaagcagaaatgggagaaacaggagtataactctcgaaacgatcggccgggtcattacaatttttctcaaatccgactctgaatcaatGTTTAAAATTCAATTATTCACGTAAGCAAAGTTTAAAcaaaaaaaccccaatttctcttttaaagtcattaatcaaatgccaaaatcgaagatggaattatggaatataataaaaattgagtcaaaatacttaccccaatccatgtgatgaaaacactctccaaaatcgtccaaatctAAGGTCCCCAATTCAAATTgtgataaaatgaccaaaaccttcagaatagagtactttataagcACTGAACAGGAATACCCTTTGCTAATGCGGAAGAAACctcacgttcgcgatgcacaaattaATCTTTCACAAAATaatgctacgcgttcgcgaaataACCCTCGCCAACGCGAAGAACACGGATGCCAGAAAATCGCGTACGCGAAGAGGAATCCATCATGACCTGCCCAACCCAGCTCCACACTACGCGAATGGAAAGGcagggacgcgaacgcgaagaagatcACCACTAACATGCGAAGACAGGTACTcgaacacgaagaagaaatgaagcacCAGAAATCAGCAAAAACCATCAGAACTAACATGGCCCAAAATGGTCCGAAACTCGTCTGCAACACACCCGGGTCCCTctggaccccgtccgaatataccaacaagtcttaaaatataacacagacctactcgaggcctcaaatcacacataacaacatcaaatcccCGAAtcccacctcaaatcaaacttaataaacttttaaacttttaacttACAAAACTCGTGtagaaccatatcaaatcaactcgattgaccttaaatcttgcacacaagtttcaaatgacataacgaacatGCTCTAACTCCCGCAACAATAATCCAAacatgatatcatcaaagtcaactctcggtcaaacttatgaacattctaaAAAGTTTCGCCAAAAAGcgtcaaaaccttctagaaatatctaaATGTAAATCCGAGCATACATCCAAATCAAAAAtcatcatccggacctaacagaaccatcaaaaatccaatccggggtcaaatacctaaaagtcaaacttgatcaactcttctaacttaaagcttcctagttgagaatcattctccCAAATCAATCTTGAATCACTCGAAAACCAAGACCggccatacacgcaagtcataatacatcacaagAAGTTACTCGTGCCCTCGAACCACCAAATGGAaagcaaatgctcaaaatgatcgaTAGGATTGTTACACATATTCCCTTAATTGGGGTTTGAATTGGACGTGATCAAGAGTCAACCCAGAAAGTAAAACAAATGGGCTGAAAATCCGCCTGCACAATGGCATACACGTCGGCGCATAGCTGAATCTCACTGAAAAACCTAGTTCTGATAACCTTGTTTGTTAGGTTTTGttgcgcgcacacacacacacacacacacacacacacacaccagagggagagaaaaagaaagagagagaagggTCGACGCTGGATATGGAGAGAGATTTGTAGTCACGGGTGCTGAATTGGCCACTGGCGGTGAGAGAAGataacgaaaaagaaaagaaggggagATAAAGTAGAGGGTGGAGAAAAAGGGgagaggagagagaaagagagagaggccTTACCTAGGGGAGAGGAGAGAGAAAGAGGGAAAGGCCTTACCTGTTGGCGGTGGTGCTCTTCGTACCGGTGCTTAGCTGGTCACCGGTTATGACAAGGAGCCGTTAGCGATTCGCAgggagagtgtgtgtgtgtgagtctGTGttcaaagagagagagagaatacgGTTACAGAAATTTCGTCTAACTTTTGTTATCTGCagttgaaatttttcaaaaaataaaattttaataattcaaaatatttaaaaagtataTGAAAAAATTACGGTCAGAGAACAACTTGTTTGACTCTCGAAATATGAAACATcgtcacataaattgggatggaGGGAGTATTAATTTTTGAAGCtctaagaaaaataattttataaaacaaaatgaggctgaattttttttattaaaaataaaactaaaagaaaaatatagagaTGCGCTTTTTTTTAAAACTACAATAGTATTGCACAATTTTTCATTGTTAAAAACAACTCGTCGTAATTAATAGTACGAAATTAGagtttttttcctttaaaaatatCCAATAAATTGTTATCTTTGCAGTTAATTTTGAGGTGAAGAGCATCGTATGTCCCATTCAACATGTTAAGGGTATTGTTTTCAAATCCACGAGGTAAAGGAGGTTTGGTTAAATTTACAATTTGTCTTCTAGTCTGGTTTAATTATTATTGTTCTTCGGTAATGTTAGATTTTCTTGTTAGTGTTACCACTTGTTGTCTCTTTAGTTGAGGATTTATCGGGAACAGCCTCTCTGTCCTTCCAGGATAGGAGAAATATCTGCATACATACTAACCTATCCAGACCCACTTGTGAAAACTCACCAGgtttgttgttcttgttgttttACTGTAAGGGTGTACATGGACcaggttggttcggttttttataaaaccaaaccaaaccaactatatcgatttggattggttcggttttatcgaatttttcgggttttcggattttcgggttttttgttacttaaatattatttcaatcttgctttgttaaatatttaataagtaaatatatatttagtaaaaatataaaaaattaacaaaCATATTATCGATTAAAATATTCTTGTGGGAGAATTCtattagtaacacataatagttatttttttagtcgtctaCAATAATTTTTTGTTAATGTACACTTTCAGGTTAACcaaatttagtaattaaatataaaaatcaatatgatacataaatattaataatcatttcacattcgaaaaagatataagaatttaatagatcttaacatatgatatgaatatggaagaacaaagagatagacgcatttcagtaacacttgataagaaagtgatcatacaacccattatttaagatCAATtaatatggagcacttcatattctattaaaattTATATCCCGCAAGAGAATCTCAAATATTTATagacatttttaaagaaaattctatataaaattttaaactatatacaaaaattatatatttatatgtcgggttggttcgagtttttttattcaataccaaattaaatcaaaccaaaccaagtcgAATTTTTTAATCGGTGTAGTTTGAATATTCGGTTTGTACACCCGTAGTTGTTAGATCTAATATTTTGGTCATCTCCACAATAATGGATATCCTTAAATGTACTGCTCTACTTAAAATAGGACATGAAGTACGAACTTAAATCTTTAATAGGTTTCAATGATTCTGGAGATCAACTTGACAAAATTCAGAAGAGCATAATTTTAGTTTTGGCTATTATGGCAGGTGGCTGAGCCAGCTGGAATGTATTTTTtcaactgaattttttttttttcatatacaACTGTCTCCTATTAAATACTACTACTACAATTTTTCCACCTATTACTAGTACTGGTGTTTAAATCACTTCATTTCTTATTTTTATGATAGAGTCGTACAAAAGAAATACTATTTCCGAGACTTGTCCGTTTTCTGTTGCATTTTCATTTTGAAATTTGTCGAGTTAATTGGTCATCTTGTATTGTACAACTTTCTTGTGTCCATTTCGTGCttgataatttaaaaataattagatTAAAATTCACATAAACTCTCATAAGATTTCATATGTATCTGGCTCCAAAACTGTTAGGGAGTATTTCTTTTTAAGTTTGACATGAGTTCCTAAAGCTAATTCTGCACCTAATAATTGTTGCTCATTTAcctagaaattatttttttttctttttaattttctacaTGTGTCTGATATCTGCTTTGGAAACCCAACTAATCCGAACTCACATCATGTAGAGGAGAAAGCGCACCCTACTAATTCTAACATTGTTTCTCCATTGATTAGGCCACTTTGAACAATAGAAGATTATACAAAAGAGAAAGAGAATATGCGCGCACATTAATAGTTGTTTTgagattttcaaatttaaagagaATTTGCCAAAGGAGTCCAAATACATATAATAGCAAGCTCAAGAAttaaaccaaaagaaagaagaagacaGTAATACATTTCCTATGTTGCTCCGTTAGCATATACAACAGAACAAAGaggaaaaatatcaaaatgaaaCTACTAGTCACGGAAACAAAAAACCATTCTTCAGGAAACCTGTTCGCAGCATATATACACAATATTAGGATCACTTGTTAATAGTGTGTAGGTCAGTACCATCAGAATTACCAATATCTATTATGCCTTAATCGGTCATTATTGTTGATGTAATGGTGACCTCCAATCCAGATTTTCCTCAGGATGTGCCTTGTTTAATCCTTCAGGAGGAATAAAAGAGTCAATGGAGAGCCCGGGGACGTTGAATGCAACATCATTGATGATATACGTCTCTTCCATTCGGGTGATTGCAGGACCTGCCTTTAAGTTGTCACCAAATCTCGTGATAATCACGCTTGAACAACCTGAATGTGCAACCATCACACCCTCTACAGGCCGGTAATCCTCAACTTTTGTAGCCATTGTTGTTTCCCAATAAGTTGGAGGGGAACCAGGAAACTGAATTCTGGTTAAGTATGAGTCTTCTACATAAACTAGCAAGCCACTTCTTTGGCTGAAGTAACCAAAGACAACATGCTTGATCATCTCTGCTGTGTTATCGCTCCTTTCAGTTAAGTCAGGGTGATTCGCCGATAATTTTAGAACAAAGCAATCCATACCCAACATTTTCTTTTCACCAATGTATTCTGCTGCAGAGAAAACGGCTGCTACAGCCAGTGGATCAAGCCCCTACAGATCAATGTGTTGAATTCTGTGTTAGCAATAAGAGATGTCCAAGTAATGTGATATGGGAGTTTTTCCTTTCATACTTGCCCAAATGAAGTTTCAGTACAAAGGTGGATccaggatttgaagtttatgaattcCTACAGTGT
This DNA window, taken from Nicotiana tabacum cultivar K326 chromosome 4, ASM71507v2, whole genome shotgun sequence, encodes the following:
- the LOC107795705 gene encoding uncharacterized protein LOC107795705, with amino-acid sequence MNLASQDSSSAQYIIQHFTAATGCRKIEGAVMKNMYVSGKVAMAIVDELGSTGSPAGSSSTGLSQKGCFVLWQMVPNKWLIELVVGGQKVVAGSDGNVAWRHTPWLGTHAAKGGIRPLRRALQGLDPLAVAAVFSAAEYIGEKKMLGMDCFVLKLSANHPDLTERSDNTAEMIKHVVFGYFSQRSGLLVYVEDSYLTRIQFPGSPPTYWETTMATKVEDYRPVEGVMVAHSGCSSVIITRFGDNLKAGPAITRMEETYIINDVAFNVPGLSIDSFIPPEGLNKAHPEENLDWRSPLHQQ